Genomic DNA from Candidatus Poribacteria bacterium:
TTCTGTTCCTTGTGGGCGGTAGAGAAATTCTGGATACCCGGTTGATGAGGGCTTCATGACTATCTGTCCATTGAGAACATTATCCTCCAATGCTTTGGCGATGTAATTCATTCCATTATTTGGTTTTACGCGTTCCCTTAATCTGGTACGTTCTTCGTAGAGTATAAGCTTTTCCATGAAATCTGCTACCACTCCCGAAAGTGTCGGAATCTCTGATGTTTCCAAGCCAGTGCGGGTAGAACGTGCTACAAGCGAACTTGCGATCACTCGATGGCTCTGCATGATGCCGCTTCTAGCGGCTGGTAGATAATATGGTTTTTCTGCGTATCTGCGATGTTCAGACAAGAGTGCAATTGTATCATCAGAGTCGACCAGCGAGGCCGAAGACAACTGATCCGCCGGAAAAATGATAGTATTTTCGTTAATCTTTCCATCATCTAGGATAATTTCTGATTCGGATGCTTCAATTCTCAATGACCAGAGATTCTGGTTTGTCTCACCGACTTTCAGTGAAATGGTTATTTTATCGTTTTGGTCGTTGATTGACCGTATTAGTTCCACAAGTGAATCGAGGTCAAAACAGCGCAGGAGTTCAGTCTTTAGATCTGGCCCGAAAAAGTACGGGGTATTAAGGTTGGTCTGTGCCCGTTTGCGCACTCCATGGGGCAGATCCGAAAATCTGAAAGGTTGGTCCCAGTTTGCCTTGTTAAATTGCGCTAGAAGGTCTTTTTTGTCTACTGGAGGGTCGTAATCCAGGCCATATCCTAAGAGCCGTAAGGTGTGCGATAATGGAAAACCTGAGGGTTCTCCAAAGATGCGATGCAGCGCGTAGATCAGGACGGAAAGGTAGGTCTTGCCGGTGTTGCTCGGTCCGACGAACACCGTCAATGGACGCAAATCGAGATCTGCTTCTGCGATCGGTCCGAAGTTGCGGACTGAGATTTCGACTTTTGGTGTATTCGGGGTTTTTGTGCTGTCATCTCCGTTCATATTGATTTTCCTTCTCGTTGGTACCGGAGTCTACTGTGCAGGGTATAGCACGTTTGCGTCTTAAGCCGTGCATTCTGCTATTGGGGAGTGGAAAACTCTTGAGAGATTGCGGCGAGAAGCTGGTCGTCGATTCGACAGCGTTCTGCGGAGATGATGTTGCGAATTTGAGTCACAGCTTCTTTGACATTATGGTCGGGATTCACGATACAGTAGTTGTAGTCTTTAACATAATCGAACTCTGATTTCGCTGTGAGCAAACGTTGTTCAAGTTCCGAATCGGATTCTGTCTTGCGGTTGCGAAGCCGTTTCTCTAGACTTTGGAGGGAGGGAGGGAGGAGAAATATACTGGTATACCGGATGCCGAGGTCTTTTACCTTCATTGCACCGTGCACATCGATTTCTAGAACCAGATCCTGACCTTTTTCGATCGTTGATTCTATTGTGGATTTTAAGGTGCCGTAGTAGTGTCCGCCATATTTCACCCATTCCAGAAAGCCACCACACTGAATCAGAGCTTCAAATTTGGTTTCATCTAAGAAGTGGTAGTCAACCCCATCAGTTTCGTCGGAGCGGGGAGGGCGGGTTGTCGCAGAGATCGAAAACGCTAACGTTGTATCGCCTTCACAAAGTTCTCTGATAACACTCGTTTTGCCGGTTCCAGAGGGGCCCGATATAACAATGAATAATCCCTTCTGGGAGGGTCGATTATTCCACATTCTGAACCAATTCTCGAATTTTTTCGATCTCTGTTTTCAGGGCAACGGTGGCGTAGGAGATGGAGGATCGAGACGCTTTGGCAGAGATGGTATTGACCTCTCGATTCATCTCTTGCAGTAGAAAATCGAGTTGTCTGCCGATGGGCTGGGTTGCTTGCAGATATTCATCAAACTGAGAGCAGTGGCTATCGAGTCGTACCAGTTCCTCTGTGATGTCTGAACGAGAGGCGATGATGCCTGCCTCCATCGTGAGGCGGTGTGGGTCAATTTTAACGCGCCCCTCAAGGAGCTCGTTCAAACGCGCTTCGAGTCTCGTATGCGTGGATTCCACGAGATCTGCGCTAGCTGCTTTTATCTTCCGAGTCAGGAGTTGGATAGAGTGGAGGAGTCCTTTGATTTCTTCAAGCATAGCAGCTCCCTCTGCCTGCTTGGTTGTCTCCAATCCATCCAGAGCGGTGTCTAGGTGAGACTGTAACACCTTCCACACGGCTTCTTCGTCCAGATCGGTTTTCTGCGCAGTTAGGACGCCGGGGAGTTGCACTAGCAAGGAAAGTGAAATCTCATCCCCGAATTGCAGCTTATTTTGTAATTTTACAAGTGCTTGATGGTATTGCTCTGCCAGCTTAGAATCGAGAATGGGGAGTTGGTTTGAAACTGAAGCGTCCTCAGTCCACTCGACTGTGGCTTGGACTTGCCCTCTCGAAACCCGGTTCCGTATGGCGCTGTGAATTTGATGATCGAATCTGGAGAGAAACTCTGGGGTGCGGACTGTTACTTTACAGTATCGAGCGTTCCACGATTTGATCTCAATAATCAACTGGCCAAAGGGTGTTTCTGCTTTATGCCGGCTGTAACCCGTCATGCTTCTAATCATAATTAATCCGCTGCTTCTTGCCATTCAACTAAGATTGGAGATTCAACCCGAATTGCATCTTTGATACAGACCTCTTCACAGAGTTTGCATCCGACACAATCCCGTGGTTTCACAAGTTCGCAGATACCGAAGAAACTCTCGGCATGTTCGCCGGTCGCTGGATCTTTTAGCTCTAGGCAATCCCACGGACAGATGTGGACACAGAAATCACAGCCAGAGCAGAGTTCCTCGTAGATGACGGCGATGGGGCGATCTTTGGGACGTTTAATAAATTTAGCGACATCTCCATTCTGATCATGGATGGCTTCAACCGGACAGACCATACCGCACGCACTACAGTCGATGCAGATATCTGGGTCGATAATATGAAGCATTTTGCGGTCGCCGGTGATGGCATCAACGGGACAATTTGTCAGACATGCCATGCAACCGACACATTCTTCTGTTATGTAGTAAGCCATTAAAAACGCGCTCCCTCCTTTGAAATTGATGACCTTTTCATTTGGAATGAGTAGCGGAAATCAGCAATCAATTCGGAAAAATTATGGGCAGATAACTAGTCAACCATAATTATAACATGGATACCACAATGAAATCAACAGAGATTGTTATATGATTTTGATAAATTGACCTAAATTGTTATCTGAAGCATAATACATAAAACGTAGTGCGTAAGAAGCAACCATTCGCTAGGGCGAAAGGAATAAGTAGAACGCAGATCTGTGTTCCCTACGAATGATCTGCTCCATCTTTTTTGATGAAAAATTAGGGAATAGGGGTAGGAATAGATTGTCTATTCTCAATTTACGCTTCACCTTCAACGGAGGGATTCGGGGTATGTATTCACCAGATGACATTCGGGAGTTTTGGGAAGGAACACGCGCAGCACTCGATGAGGTGCCGATGGAGCCTGAACTCTCACCCGCGCCTGAGTTGAGTGGCAGAGAGTTCGACACCTATAACGTGAC
This window encodes:
- the gmk gene encoding guanylate kinase: MWNNRPSQKGLFIVISGPSGTGKTSVIRELCEGDTTLAFSISATTRPPRSDETDGVDYHFLDETKFEALIQCGGFLEWVKYGGHYYGTLKSTIESTIEKGQDLVLEIDVHGAMKVKDLGIRYTSIFLLPPSLQSLEKRLRNRKTESDSELEQRLLTAKSEFDYVKDYNYCIVNPDHNVKEAVTQIRNIISAERCRIDDQLLAAISQEFSTPQ
- a CDS encoding 4Fe-4S binding protein, producing the protein MAYYITEECVGCMACLTNCPVDAITGDRKMLHIIDPDICIDCSACGMVCPVEAIHDQNGDVAKFIKRPKDRPIAVIYEELCSGCDFCVHICPWDCLELKDPATGEHAESFFGICELVKPRDCVGCKLCEEVCIKDAIRVESPILVEWQEAAD
- a CDS encoding AAA family ATPase, which translates into the protein MNGDDSTKTPNTPKVEISVRNFGPIAEADLDLRPLTVFVGPSNTGKTYLSVLIYALHRIFGEPSGFPLSHTLRLLGYGLDYDPPVDKKDLLAQFNKANWDQPFRFSDLPHGVRKRAQTNLNTPYFFGPDLKTELLRCFDLDSLVELIRSINDQNDKITISLKVGETNQNLWSLRIEASESEIILDDGKINENTIIFPADQLSSASLVDSDDTIALLSEHRRYAEKPYYLPAARSGIMQSHRVIASSLVARSTRTGLETSEIPTLSGVVADFMEKLILYEERTRLRERVKPNNGMNYIAKALEDNVLNGQIVMKPSSTGYPEFLYRPQGTEQDMRLTRSSSMVSELAPLVLFIRGLIRPGDTLFIEEPEAHLHPAAQTEIAATIARLVRAGVRVLVTTHSDFMLQE
- a CDS encoding YicC family protein produces the protein MIRSMTGYSRHKAETPFGQLIIEIKSWNARYCKVTVRTPEFLSRFDHQIHSAIRNRVSRGQVQATVEWTEDASVSNQLPILDSKLAEQYHQALVKLQNKLQFGDEISLSLLVQLPGVLTAQKTDLDEEAVWKVLQSHLDTALDGLETTKQAEGAAMLEEIKGLLHSIQLLTRKIKAASADLVESTHTRLEARLNELLEGRVKIDPHRLTMEAGIIASRSDITEELVRLDSHCSQFDEYLQATQPIGRQLDFLLQEMNREVNTISAKASRSSISYATVALKTEIEKIRELVQNVE